The sequence below is a genomic window from Mycobacterium heidelbergense.
TTCCAGCCGGTGCAGTTGAACATCTTGGCCGCGCTGGAGATGGTGATCGTGCGCTCGGTCATTCCATCGAAGGCCGCCAACGGTAAATGCTTCTTGCCTCCCGGGCCGTCGAACACCAGGTGTTCGTACACCTCATCGGTGATCACCACAAGGTCGGCCGCCACCGCGATCTGCGCGATGGCCGCCAAGTCCGTCGCGCTCAGCACCGTGCCCGTCGGGTTGTGCGGCGAATTCACAATCAGCGCACGGGTCCGCGGGGTCACCGCCCGCCGCAACGCGTCGGCGTCGAGCGCAAAGCCGCGGCCATCGGGCACCAGCGGCACGGCCACCCGGTGCGCGCCGGCCATCGCCACCACCGGCGAGTAGGAGTCATAGAAGGGCTCGATCAGGATGACTTCCGAGCCCGGCTCGATCAGCCCGATCACCGCCGCGGCGATGGCCTCGGTGGCCCCGACGGTCACCAGCACCTCGGTGTCCGGGTCGTACCGCACGCCAAAATGCCGCTGACGATGTGCCGCGATCGCCTGCCGCAGCGAAGCGATGCCGATCCCGGGCGGGTACTGGTTGGCGCCCTCGGCGATGGCGTCCTGGGCGGCCTTCAGCATCGCCGGGGGCCCGTCCTCGTCGGGGAAACCCTGGCCGAGGTTCACCGCGCCGATCCGCGCGGCCAGCGCCGACATTTCGGCGAACACCGTGGTCGCGTATGGCCGCAGTCGCGACACCGTCATGGTCGTCGAGCTTATGCCGGCGTGTCCCGCGACCGTCACGCCAGCGTGACGCCCGCGTCTGACAGGCACGCTGGCGTGACGCTCGGCGTGGCTGATCAGCGGCAACCCGCCCAACCAACAGGTTGGCCGGGCGTCCTGTTAGGGTGCTGGTAGACGGACCCGAAACCCCCATTTGTGAACAGGAAGTCGATATGTCCGAAGAAGCCTTTATCTACGAGGCCATCCGCACACCCCGCGGCAAGCAGCGCAACGGATCGTTGCACGAGGTCAAGCCGTTGAACCTGATCGTCGGCCTGGTCGACGAGCTGCGCAGGCGTTTCCCCGACCTCGACGAAAACCTGATCAGCGACATGATCCTCGGGGTGGTGTCGCCGGTCGGCGACCAGGGCGGCGACATCGCCCGCACCGCGGTGCTGGCCGCCGGGCTGCCCGAGACCACCGGCGGCGTGCAGCTCAACCGGTTCTGCGCGTCGGGCCTGGAGGCCGTCAACACCGCCGCGCAGAAGGTCCGCTCCGGCTGGGACGACCTGGTGCTGGCCGGCGGTGTCGAGTCGATGAGCCGGGTGCCGATGGGCTCCGACGGCGGCGCCTGGGCGACCGACCCCGAGACCAACTATCAGATCGGCTTCGTGCCGCAGGGCATCGGCGCCGACCTGATCGCCACCCTCGAGGGCTTCTCCCGCGAGGACGTCGACGCCTACGCGCTGCGCAGCCAGCAAAAGGCCGCCGAGGCCTGGTCGGGCGGCTACTTCGCCAAGTCGGTGGTGCCGGTGCGCGACCAGAACGGTCTGGTCATTCTCGACCACGACGAGCACATGCGGCCCGACACCACGATGGAGGGCCTGGCCAAGCTGAAGACCGCGTTCGACGGCGTCGGCGAGATGGGCGGCTTCGACGACGTGGCGCTGCAGAAGTACCACTGGGTCGAAAAGATCAACCACGTCCACACCGGAGGCAACAGCTCCGGCATCGTCGACGGGGCGGCGCTGGTGCTGGTCGGTAGTGAAAAGGTAGGGGCGGCCGCCAATTTGACGCCCCGGGCGCGCATCGTGGCCACCGCCACCAGCGGTGCGGACCCGGTCATCATGCTCACCGGCCCGACGCCGGCCACCCGCAAGGTGCTCGACCGCGCGGGTTTGACGATCGATGACATCGACCTGTTCGAGCTGAACGAGGCGTTCGCGTCGGTGGTGCTGAAGTTCCAGAAGGACCTGAACATCCCGGACGAGAAGCTGAACGTCAACGGTGGCGCCATCGCGATGGGCCACCCGCTGGGCGCCACCGGCGCCATGATCACCGGCACCATGGTCGACGAGCTTGAGCGCCGGGGCGCGCGCCGCGCGCTGATCACGCTGTGCATCGGCGGCGGCATGGGCGTCGCCACCATCATCGAGAGGGTGTAAGAGCATGCCAGAGAACACGATTCAGTGGGACAAGGACGCCGACGGCATCGTCACGCTGACGATGGACGACCCCACCGGGTCGGCCAACGTGATGAACGAGCACTACGCCGAGTCCATGCACAAGGCTGTAGAACGCTTTGTCGCGGAAAAGGATTCGATCACCGGGGTGGTCATCACCAGCGCGAAGAAGACCTTCTTCGCCGGTGGCGACCTCAAGGGCATGATCAAGCTCGGCCCGGAGAACGCCGGCGAGGCGTTCGACACGGTCGAATCGGTCAAGCGGGACCTGCGGGTGCTGGAGACCCTCGGCAAGCCGGTGGTGGCCGCCATCAACGGCGCCGCGCTGGGCGGCGGGCTGGAGATCGCGCTGGCCTGTCACCACCGCATCGCCGCCGACGTCAAGGGCCTGGTCGTCGGTCTGCCCGAGGTGACGCTGGGCCTCCTGCCCGGTGGCGGCGGCGTCACCCGCACCGTGCGGATGTTCGGCATCCAGAACGCGTTCATGAACATCCTGTCGCAGGGCACCCGGTTCAGGCCGGACAAGGCCAAGGAGATCGGGCTGGTCGACGAGCTCGTCGGCTCGGTCGAGGAATTGGTGCCCGCAGCCAAGGCATGGATTAAGGCGAATCCCGAGGCGCACGAACAGCCTTGGGACAAGAAGGGTTACAAGATGCCCGGCGGCACCCCGTCCAGCCCGGCGCTGGCCGCCATCCTGCCGTCGTTCCCGGCGCTGCTGCGCAAGCAGCTCAAGGGTGCGCCGATGCCGGCGCCGCGGGCGATCCTGGACGCCGCCGTCGAGGGTGCGCAGGTGGACTTCGACACCGCGAGCCGCATCGAGAGCCGCTACTTCACGTCTCTGGTTACCGGCCAGGTCGCCAAGAACATGATCCAAGCGTTCTTCTTCGACCTGCAGCACATCAACGGCGGCGGCTCGCGCCCGGACGGCATCGAGCCGGTCAAGATCAACAAGATCGGTGTGCTGGGCGCCGGCATGATGGGCGCCGGCATCGCCTATGTGTCGGCCAAGGCCGGCTTCGACGTGGTGCTCAAGGACGTCAGCGTGGAAGCCGCCGCTAAAGGCAAGGGCTACTCGGAAAAGCTTGAGGCCAAGGCACTTCAACGCGGCAAGACCACCGAGGAGAAGAGCAAGGCGCTGCTGGACCGCATCACGCCGACGGCCGATGCCGCCGACTTCAAGGGCGTCGACTTCGTGATCGAGGCGGTGTTCGAGAACCAGGACCTCAAGCACAAGGTTTTCCAGGAGATCGAGGACGTCGTCGAACCCAACGCGCTGCTCGGGTCGAACACCTCGACGCTGCCGATCACCGGCCTGGCGACCGGCGTCAAGCGGCAGGAGGACTTCATCGGCATCCACTTCTTCTCGCCGGTCGACAAGATGCCGCTGGTCGAAATCATCAAGGGCGAGAAGACTTCTGACGAGGCGCTGGCCCGGGTGTTCGACTACACGCTGGCCATCGGCAAGACCCCGATCGTCGTCAACGACAGCCGCGGCTTCTTCACCAGCCGCGTGATCGGCACGTTCGTCAACGAGGCGCTGGCGATGCTCGGCGAGGGCGTGGAGCCGGCCAGCGTCGAGCACGCCGGCTCGCAGGCCGGCTACCCGGCGCCGCCGCTGCAGCTGTCCGACGAGCTCAACCTGGAGCTGATGCACAAGATCGCTACCGCTACTCGCAAGGGTGTCGAGGATGCCGGCGGCACCTACGAGCCGCACCCGGCGGAGGCCGTCGTCGAGAAGATGATCGAGCTCGGCCGGCCGAGCCGGCTGAAGGGTGCCGGCTTCTATGAGTATGCCGACGGCAAGCGCACCCGCCTCTGGCCGGGCCTGCGGGAGGCGTTCAAGTCCGGCTCCTCGCAGCCGCCGCTGCGGGACATGATCGACCGGATGCTGTTCGCCGAGGCGCTGGAAACCCAGAAGTGCCTCGACGAGGGCGTGCTGACGTCGACCGCCGACGCCAACATCGGGTCGATCATGGGCATCGGGTACCCGCCCTACACGGGTGGCAGCGCGCAGTTCATCGTCGGCTACCAGGGCCCGGCCGGTACGGGCAAGGAAGCCTTCGTGGCGCGGGCGCGTGAGCTGGCGGCCAAGTACGGCGACCGCTTCCTGCCGCCGAAGTCGCTGACGTAGGGCCCACGACCAGACGCGGAATCGCATTGCAAAGGCCTTCGCAATGCGATTCCGCGTCTGCTCGCGCGCGTCGCGACAAAGAGCCGACCGCTCACGTGTGCCAGATCGTCCTCGGAGAACCCGCTGCGCAGCGGTCAAACGTCGGCTCCGGTGTAATCGGGCACCGGCATCGAGTCGTACAGTCGCACACCCTTGGTGTTCAGCTTCGCCACCGCCCGGGACAGCGAGCCGGGCATCAGTGAAACCAGCTGCGCCCCACGGGTCAACGCCCAGACCCCGGCTCTGGAACCGGGGATGATGCCCTTGGCGGCGCCGCGCGCAAACGCCCGGCTGAGATGCACGGGCTCGCGCATCTGCAGCTCGTAGGCGGCGAAGGCCCGCAGATGATCGCCGTCGGCCCGGGCCAGCTCCCCGGCCAACACGTAGGCGCCGAGGACCGCCAGGCTGGTGCTGCCGCCGACCGCGGGGCCGGGGCAGTACCCGGCGTCGCCGACGAGGGTGACCCGTCGGCGCGACCAGATGTCCAGCCGCAGTTGACTGATCGCATCGAAGTAGAACGCGGGCGTCCGGTCGATTTCCCCGATCCAGCGGTCCACCTGAGGGTGCATGCCCTCGAATGCGTTGCGCAGCAATCCCTTCTGACGCAACGAATCTCGATGATCATAATCGAGTTCCTGCTTGCTGCGAAAGAGGAACACGGCCCGCGCGTCATCCAGATGCCGCGCGGTGTAGATGGCCGCGACGCGTCCGACACCGACGTGGCCGACCATCTCGGCGTCGTTGACCAGCGCCTTGGGCGCGGACACCACCGCCAGG
It includes:
- a CDS encoding acetyl-CoA C-acetyltransferase — encoded protein: MSEEAFIYEAIRTPRGKQRNGSLHEVKPLNLIVGLVDELRRRFPDLDENLISDMILGVVSPVGDQGGDIARTAVLAAGLPETTGGVQLNRFCASGLEAVNTAAQKVRSGWDDLVLAGGVESMSRVPMGSDGGAWATDPETNYQIGFVPQGIGADLIATLEGFSREDVDAYALRSQQKAAEAWSGGYFAKSVVPVRDQNGLVILDHDEHMRPDTTMEGLAKLKTAFDGVGEMGGFDDVALQKYHWVEKINHVHTGGNSSGIVDGAALVLVGSEKVGAAANLTPRARIVATATSGADPVIMLTGPTPATRKVLDRAGLTIDDIDLFELNEAFASVVLKFQKDLNIPDEKLNVNGGAIAMGHPLGATGAMITGTMVDELERRGARRALITLCIGGGMGVATIIERV
- a CDS encoding FAD-dependent monooxygenase → MRILVSGASIAGPVLAYWLTRHGFDVTVVERAPTLRKTGGHAVDLFRPAMEISAKMGVLPRIEALATGTSRLTMYREGRPRPTEIDLTKIYGASSDRHVEIMRDDLSEIYYDAARDDVEYLFGDSITAIDHGGEVTFERAPARRFDVIVGADGLHSNVRRLVFGDEAGLTRFIGGYLAVVSAPKALVNDAEMVGHVGVGRVAAIYTARHLDDARAVFLFRSKQELDYDHRDSLRQKGLLRNAFEGMHPQVDRWIGEIDRTPAFYFDAISQLRLDIWSRRRVTLVGDAGYCPGPAVGGSTSLAVLGAYVLAGELARADGDHLRAFAAYELQMREPVHLSRAFARGAAKGIIPGSRAGVWALTRGAQLVSLMPGSLSRAVAKLNTKGVRLYDSMPVPDYTGADV
- a CDS encoding 3-hydroxyacyl-CoA dehydrogenase NAD-binding domain-containing protein, coding for MPENTIQWDKDADGIVTLTMDDPTGSANVMNEHYAESMHKAVERFVAEKDSITGVVITSAKKTFFAGGDLKGMIKLGPENAGEAFDTVESVKRDLRVLETLGKPVVAAINGAALGGGLEIALACHHRIAADVKGLVVGLPEVTLGLLPGGGGVTRTVRMFGIQNAFMNILSQGTRFRPDKAKEIGLVDELVGSVEELVPAAKAWIKANPEAHEQPWDKKGYKMPGGTPSSPALAAILPSFPALLRKQLKGAPMPAPRAILDAAVEGAQVDFDTASRIESRYFTSLVTGQVAKNMIQAFFFDLQHINGGGSRPDGIEPVKINKIGVLGAGMMGAGIAYVSAKAGFDVVLKDVSVEAAAKGKGYSEKLEAKALQRGKTTEEKSKALLDRITPTADAADFKGVDFVIEAVFENQDLKHKVFQEIEDVVEPNALLGSNTSTLPITGLATGVKRQEDFIGIHFFSPVDKMPLVEIIKGEKTSDEALARVFDYTLAIGKTPIVVNDSRGFFTSRVIGTFVNEALAMLGEGVEPASVEHAGSQAGYPAPPLQLSDELNLELMHKIATATRKGVEDAGGTYEPHPAEAVVEKMIELGRPSRLKGAGFYEYADGKRTRLWPGLREAFKSGSSQPPLRDMIDRMLFAEALETQKCLDEGVLTSTADANIGSIMGIGYPPYTGGSAQFIVGYQGPAGTGKEAFVARARELAAKYGDRFLPPKSLT
- a CDS encoding pyridoxal phosphate-dependent aminotransferase, with the translated sequence MTVSRLRPYATTVFAEMSALAARIGAVNLGQGFPDEDGPPAMLKAAQDAIAEGANQYPPGIGIASLRQAIAAHRQRHFGVRYDPDTEVLVTVGATEAIAAAVIGLIEPGSEVILIEPFYDSYSPVVAMAGAHRVAVPLVPDGRGFALDADALRRAVTPRTRALIVNSPHNPTGTVLSATDLAAIAQIAVAADLVVITDEVYEHLVFDGPGGKKHLPLAAFDGMTERTITISSAAKMFNCTGWKIGWACGPAQLIAGVRAAKQYLSYVGGAPFQPAVALALDTEDAWVAELRRSLRGRRDRLAAGLTEIGFAVHDSDGSYFLCADPRPLGYDDSTAFCAALPERVGVAAIPMSAFCDPAAEHAAKQAGVWNHLVRFTFCKRDDTLDEALRRLAALRD